In Macadamia integrifolia cultivar HAES 741 chromosome 1, SCU_Mint_v3, whole genome shotgun sequence, a single window of DNA contains:
- the LOC122077350 gene encoding protein FAR1-RELATED SEQUENCE 5-like isoform X1 → MEAPAAIHPHLRKHSVLGDKQMTHDDEISDTIVDGLIVENIIPYRELEDVYAREGPTDLEEVIRLDVEAIENELNSSGVVVDDKNGGTNEAIEDGVFAYEPSEHVDGGESFLVDDSTKHFDNPVEYTEEQCIGKYFTNENDAYEFYNNYAPKMGFSVRKSKVERSRKRKEGMNEERDVLSRMYVCSREGFKDCNDKRQEGKEVNRRADSRIGCPARLRVKSIEGGLIVDQFISGHNHNLVAPDETYRLRSHQWLSDLVVQIATTLDDCGIGPATIYEVMKTMSGGASKVGLPELAFKNFMKRKNQKFLGVDLQRLLEYLHHTKLCDPEFFCKIAKTEDGTVRGIFWVDGQARAAYRVFGDVLVFDTTYKKLGVFWHCYVKRA, encoded by the exons TGTTTTAGGGGACAAACAAATGACACATGATGATGAAATATCAGATACTATTGTCGATGGACTTATAGTAGAGAATATTATACCATATAGGGAGTTAG AGGATGTGTATGCTAGGGAAGGTCCCACGGATTTGGAGGAAGTCATTCGATTAGATGTAGAAGCTATTGAAAATGAATTAAATAGCAGTGGTGTGGTAGTCGATGATAAAAATGGGGGGACCAATGAAGCTATAGAAGATGGTGTTTTTGCGTatgaaccaagtgagcatgTTGATGGGGGTGAAAGTTTTCTTGTTGATGATTCAACAAAGCACTTTGACAACCCCGTAGAGTACACAGAGGAACAATGCATTGGGAAGTATTTTACCAATGAAAATGATGCATATGAATTTTACAACAATTATGCTCCGAAGATGGGATTTAGCGTTCGAAAATCTAAAGTGGAAAggtcaagaaaaaggaaagaaggaatgAATGAAGAGAGGGATGTCTTGTCTCGCATGTATGTTTGTAGTAGGGAAGGTTTTAAGGACTGCAATGATAAAAggcaagaaggaaaagaagtcaACCGTCGAGCTGATAGTAGAATTGGTTGTCCTGCTCGTCTACGGGTAAAATCAATTGAAGGGGGTTTGATTGTTGACCAATTCATTTCAGGTCATAACCATAACCTCGTGGCACCCGATGAAACTTATCGGCTTCGATCACATCAATGGCTCTCAGACTTGGTTGTACAGATTGCGACCACTTTAGATGATTGTGGTATAGGGCCGGCAACTATTTATGAGGTTATGAAAACTATGTCAGGTGGAGCCTCCAAGGTGGGTTTGCCAGAGTTGGCATTTAAGAACTTTATGAAGaggaaaaatcagaaatttcttgGGGTGGACTTACAAAGATTGTTGGAATACTTGCACCACACGAAACTATGTGATCCTGAATTCTTTTGCAAAATAGCCAAAACAGAGGATGGTACAGTGCGAGGTATCTTTTGGGTTGATGGACAGGCAAGAGCTGCATATCGTGTATTTGGTGATGTCTTGGTATTTGATACAACATATAAGAAGTTGGGAGTTTTTTGGCATTGTTATGTTAAGAGAGCTTAG
- the LOC122076297 gene encoding cytochrome P450 78A9-like: protein MKTEIDGLWIFALAAKCRAFSSYNLVSSLCILVLVWLGMAFLYWAYPGGPAWGRYWWKRGPGQKPNSIPGPRGLPVLGSMNLMANLAHRRLAAAAERYGAKRLMAFSLGETRVIVTSNPDVAKEILNSSVFADRPVKESAYSLMFNRAIGFAPYGVYWRTLRRIAATHLFCPKQISGSKAQRFQIAAQMVSMFRSSQGEIRVRDALKRASLSNIMCSVFGRQYELNSSNNETDELRGLVEEGYELLGKLNWSDHLPWLYGFDPQSIRLRCSKLVPKVNQLVNRIIAEHRAQARTINTEKATTDFVDLLLSLEGPDKLSEPDMIAVLWEMVFRGTDTVAVLIEWILARMVLYPEIQLKIHEELDRVVGKSRPVTEEDTQSMVYLSAVVKEVLRLHPPGPLLSWARLAITDTTIDDRHVPAGTTAMVNMWAISRDPNVWEDPMDFKPERFATKDGGVEFSVLGSDLRLAPFGSGRRVCPGKVLGLTTVIFWVASLLHEFEWVESGQNPVDLSEVLRLSCEMANPLTIKLRPRSAERTN from the exons ATGAAAACGGAGATAGATGGGCTGTGGATTTTCGCCCTTGCTGCGAAATGCAGAGCTTTCTCGTCTTATAATCTTGTCTCATCTTTGTGTATCTTGGTTTTAGTTTGGCTAGGGATGGCCTTCCTCTACTGGGCTTACCCAGGAGGCCCAGCTTGGGGAAGGTATTGGTGGAAAAGAGGGCCAGGGCAGAAACCCAATTCCATACCGGGGCCACGGGGTCTCCCTGTTTTAGGGAGCATGAACCTAATGGCCAACCTCGCTCACCGACGGTTGGCTGCCGCTGCTGAGCGATACGGGGCGAAGCGACTCATGGCTTTCAGCCTCGGTGAAACACGTGTCATCGTGACTTCTAACCCAGATGTAGCCAAGGAGATCCTCAACAGCTCTGTTTTCGCAGATCGCCCAGTGAAAGAATCTGCTTACAGCCTCATGTTTAACAGAGCAATTGGGTTTGCTCCTTACGGCGTTTACTGGCGCACCCTTCGCAGGATCGCAGCAACTCATCTCTTTTGTCCCAAACAGATCAGCGGCTCGAAAGCACAGAGGTTCCAAATCGCCGCTCAGATGGTGTCCATGTTTCGCAGTTCTCAGGGAGAAATTCGTGTCAGAGACGCTCTGAAGCGGGCTTCGCTGAGTAACATCATGTGCTCTGTTTTTGGACGCCAATACGAACTCAATTCCTCAAACAACGAAACTGATGAACTGAGAGGGTTGGTTGAAGAAGGGTATGAACTGCTAGGGAAACTCAATTGGTCCGACCACCTGCCTTGGCTGTACGGGTTCGACCCTCAAAGCATTCGACTCAGATGCTCCAAACTCGTCCCCAAAGTTAACCAGTTGGTGAACAGGATCATCGCCGAGCATAGAGCTCAAGCTAGAACAATCAATACAGAGAAAGCCACCACAGACTTCGTCGACCTTTTACTTTCTCTTGAAGGACCTGATAAGTTATCGGAACCCGACATGATTGCCGTCCTCTGG gagaTGGTATTTAGGGGAACGGATACGGTGGCTGTTCTGATAGAGTGGATACTAGCGAGGATGGTACTCTATCCTGAAATCCAATTAAAAATCCACGAAGAGCTCGACAGAGTAGTAGGGAAGTCACGACCGGTGACGGAAGAGGATACTCAGTCTATGGTATACCTGTCGGCGGTGGTGAAGGAGGTTCTCAGGTTACACCCACCAGGTCCACTCCTCTCATGGGCCCGGTTGGCGATCACGGACACGACCATCGATGATAGGCACGTGCCAGCTGGGACGACGGCCATGGTTAACATGTGGGCCATTAGCAGAGACCCAAACGTGTGGGAGGACCCGATGGACTTCAAGCCCGAACGGTTCGCGACTAAGGATGGTGGAGTGGAGTTCTCGGTATTAGGGTCAGACCTGAGGTTAGCTCCTTTTGGGTCGGGCAGGCGAGTCTGCCCGGGTAAGGTTTTGGGGTTGACAACGGTCATCTTTTGGGTGGCGTCGTTGTTACACGAGTTTGAGTGGGTAGAGTCGGGTCAGAACCCGGTTGACCTATCGGAGGTGCTCAGGCTGTCATGTGAGATGGCCAATCCTCTCACTATTAAACTGCGGCCTCGGAGTGCTGAAAGGACAAATTAA
- the LOC122077350 gene encoding protein FAR1-RELATED SEQUENCE 5-like isoform X2 — MTHDDEISDTIVDGLIVENIIPYRELEDVYAREGPTDLEEVIRLDVEAIENELNSSGVVVDDKNGGTNEAIEDGVFAYEPSEHVDGGESFLVDDSTKHFDNPVEYTEEQCIGKYFTNENDAYEFYNNYAPKMGFSVRKSKVERSRKRKEGMNEERDVLSRMYVCSREGFKDCNDKRQEGKEVNRRADSRIGCPARLRVKSIEGGLIVDQFISGHNHNLVAPDETYRLRSHQWLSDLVVQIATTLDDCGIGPATIYEVMKTMSGGASKVGLPELAFKNFMKRKNQKFLGVDLQRLLEYLHHTKLCDPEFFCKIAKTEDGTVRGIFWVDGQARAAYRVFGDVLVFDTTYKKLGVFWHCYVKRA; from the exons ATGACACATGATGATGAAATATCAGATACTATTGTCGATGGACTTATAGTAGAGAATATTATACCATATAGGGAGTTAG AGGATGTGTATGCTAGGGAAGGTCCCACGGATTTGGAGGAAGTCATTCGATTAGATGTAGAAGCTATTGAAAATGAATTAAATAGCAGTGGTGTGGTAGTCGATGATAAAAATGGGGGGACCAATGAAGCTATAGAAGATGGTGTTTTTGCGTatgaaccaagtgagcatgTTGATGGGGGTGAAAGTTTTCTTGTTGATGATTCAACAAAGCACTTTGACAACCCCGTAGAGTACACAGAGGAACAATGCATTGGGAAGTATTTTACCAATGAAAATGATGCATATGAATTTTACAACAATTATGCTCCGAAGATGGGATTTAGCGTTCGAAAATCTAAAGTGGAAAggtcaagaaaaaggaaagaaggaatgAATGAAGAGAGGGATGTCTTGTCTCGCATGTATGTTTGTAGTAGGGAAGGTTTTAAGGACTGCAATGATAAAAggcaagaaggaaaagaagtcaACCGTCGAGCTGATAGTAGAATTGGTTGTCCTGCTCGTCTACGGGTAAAATCAATTGAAGGGGGTTTGATTGTTGACCAATTCATTTCAGGTCATAACCATAACCTCGTGGCACCCGATGAAACTTATCGGCTTCGATCACATCAATGGCTCTCAGACTTGGTTGTACAGATTGCGACCACTTTAGATGATTGTGGTATAGGGCCGGCAACTATTTATGAGGTTATGAAAACTATGTCAGGTGGAGCCTCCAAGGTGGGTTTGCCAGAGTTGGCATTTAAGAACTTTATGAAGaggaaaaatcagaaatttcttgGGGTGGACTTACAAAGATTGTTGGAATACTTGCACCACACGAAACTATGTGATCCTGAATTCTTTTGCAAAATAGCCAAAACAGAGGATGGTACAGTGCGAGGTATCTTTTGGGTTGATGGACAGGCAAGAGCTGCATATCGTGTATTTGGTGATGTCTTGGTATTTGATACAACATATAAGAAGTTGGGAGTTTTTTGGCATTGTTATGTTAAGAGAGCTTAG